In one Brassica oleracea var. oleracea cultivar TO1000 chromosome C9, BOL, whole genome shotgun sequence genomic region, the following are encoded:
- the LOC106314967 gene encoding uncharacterized protein LOC106314967 — MVELRLHRRSVSHQILGGSPSVYKKWGEMARKICLDDVEVKLGELEAEIFVSDKSFLGSFSGHIESGRDPENYLKYSVQDIERIVLDFFEEYTHVTPAKLEKTMKEEDWRGDVHCQFPDRLRLFEHGGYPLAANGIGSDGAVGSWNFTDKKMYTKCESIESAYYRSQINKASLELTIQADARERYEAIRHPLLYEYSRRKKSSQQKTTNEKSDMAKEATLSSTVTRRKGIRNKENLRDEVNKISVVERSMEDLKESVMEIRNRMSVMERLEKRLDETEETRKREFATLFQATLQSHMEEEISPPIRRSGKQIASEEEGSGLFRGGTSGKLKIPLFDGENAESWVLRVEQYFELGDFPEERKMRVVRMCFDGEALMWYRWERDRNPFVSWDQMRYRVLEQFSTNHEITARERLMTLKQVGTVREYIKDFISLASNAPELSDAVLETAFMIGLKPQIKAGVKLMELRNLRKMMSVAKLVEEWVNYGDPSPASQTGKWVKGGGQTGSSPFMSRSGPSVGNGPGPNNNQRPKTFPGQEKIAGMEKKPTTQNPNFNGRNRAPFRRLSGGVCEEDEGEEAEQFEEDEKDEEEAVEFAECAALSTKSVMGISSPKTINGATHNFIDYWLMQELGLVAEETQSFGVITGSGKPVRGGVARNVGETRVNWKLQTLKIPVEGRLVSLQGVPNLCSSEVSCKAMQKLLDQAEVSVVVKCREVVAEMKGKAKYSGAMQRLLSQFQQVFQEPQGLPPTRGREHAINLVRGSNPVSVRLFRYPHAQKEEIEKQVTTILKAGIIQESISPFSSPVLLVKKKDGSWRFCVDYRSINKVTVMDSYPIPMIDQLLDELRGARVFSKLDLRSRYHQIRVKTEDIPKTSFRTHDGHYEFLVMPFGLSNAPATFQSLMNEIFRPYLRRFVLVFFDDILVFSKNHQEHTAHVRHVLETLQQHQLYANMKKCEFGCSSIEKFVKDYGIIARPLTELLKKDRFGWNVVAEGAFSALKVAMSTIPVLALPDFQEQFVVESDASGKGLGAVLIQNQRPIAYYSQALSERQQLKSVYERELMAIVFAIQKWRHYLLGRKFLVRTDQKSLKFLLEQRKINVEYQKWLTKLLGFDFDIQYKPGLENKAEDALSRRGVATELMALSVPTAIQLQDIEKELSLDPTLQKLKEEIVANKGDHKEYEVVQGRLLRRGKLVLPKESPLIGIIMKELHDGLMGGHRGVQRTQKKVSDMFYWVGMMSDIRKYVAACSVCQRHRYSTLAPGGLLQPLAIPEAVWEDIATDFVEGLPRSEGFNAILVVIDRLSKYAHFIKLRHPFTATEVALLFVQEVVKLHGFPKTIVSDRDKVFTSQFWKELFRLAGTSLCMSTAYHPQSDGQTEVTNRGLETYPRCYTSDKPKAWARFLPWAELCYNSSFHSAIKMTPFKAVYGRDPPFLLKYEQGSTTNADLESKLIERDDMLTLLREHIGHAQQVMKRQVDGHRREVVFEVGDKVYLKLRPYRQQTLARRANEKLSARFYGPYEITARVGQVAYRLKLPEEAKIHPTFHVSQLKKAIGEDNPVAPLPSQLTTEGVLVAQPEKVLGTRVSPLTSQDELLIQWKGLPDYESSWEWKKVIQG, encoded by the exons ATGGTCGAATTGCGTCTCCACCGTCGAAGTGTGTCTCATCAGATTCTTGGAGGCTCTCCTTCTGTCT ATAAAAAATGGGGAGAGATGGCACGAAAGATATGTTTGGATGATGTTGAG GTCAAGCTTGGAGAGCTAGAAGCTGAAATTTTT GTCTCAGATAAATCGTTTCTCGGAAGTTTCAGTGGTCATATAGAGAGTGGAAGAGACCCTGAGAACTACTTGAAGTATTCGGTTCAAGATATCGAGAGAATCGTTCTTGATTTCTTTGAAGAATATACACACGTCACACCCGCCAAACTTGAGAAGACGATGAAAGAAGAAGATTGGAGAG GTGATGTTCATTGTCAGTTCCCAGACCGCTTGCGGTTGTTTGAGCATGGTGGATATCCTCTAGCTGCGAACGGGATTGGATCCGATGGTGCAGTTGGAAGTTGGAACTTCACTGATAAAAAAATGTACACCAAGTGTGAAAGCATCGAGAGTGCTTATTATAGGTCTCAGATCAATAAAGCATCATTGGAACTAACTATTCAAGCAGATGCAAGAGAGCG CTATGAAGCAATAAGGCATCCATTGCTGTATGAGTATTCGAGGAGGAAGAAAAGCAGTCAGCAGAAGACGACAAACGAGAAGAGTGACATGGCAAAGGAGGCCACTTTGAGTAGTACGGTTACGAGGAGGAAGGGAATAAGGAATAAAGAG AACCTGAGAGATGAGGTGAACAAGATCAGTGTTGTGGAACGTTCGATGGAAGATCTCAAGGAGAGTGTGATGGAGATCCGAAACCGAATGAGTGTGATGGAGCGGTTGGAGAAACGTTTGGACGAGACGGAAGAGACGAGAAAGAGGGAGTTTGCGACGTTGTTCCAAGCAACGTTGCAAAGTCACATGGAGGAAGAGATCTCACCTCCGATAAGACGATCCGGCAAACAGATCGCTTCTGAAGAAGAGGGGAGCGGTCTCTTTCGCGGCGGGACGTCGGG GAAGTTGAAGATCCCGCTCTTTGATGGAGAAAACGCGGAGAGTTGGGTCTTACGGGTGGAGCAATATTTCGAGTTGGGCGATTTCCCGGAGGAACGGAAGATGAGGGTGGTCAGGATGTGCTTCGACGGTGAGGCGTTGATGTGGTATCGTTGGGAACGAGATCGTAACCCATTCGTAAGCTGGGATCAGATGAGGTACAGAGTTCTGGAGCAGTTCTCTACTAATCATGAGATCACGGCACGAGAACGGTTGATGACGTTGAAGCAGGTGGGGACGGTGAGAGAATACATAAAGGATTTCATCTCTCTCGCGTCGAACGCTCCAGAGCTTTCCGATGCTGTGTTGGAGACGGCGTTCATGATTGGGTTGAAACCACAGATCAAAGCCGGCGTGAAGTTGATGGAGCTGCGAAACCTGAGAAAGATGATGAGTGTAGCAAAACTGGTGGAGGAATGGGTGAACTACGGTGACCCATCGCCGGCGTCGCAAACCGGAAAGTGGGTTAAGGGAGGGGGTCAAACGGGGTCATCTCCATTTATGTCACGTAGTGGGCCTAGTGTGGGAAATGGGCCTGGGCCTAATAACAATCAGCGGCCTAAAACATTTCCAGGCCAAGAGAAGATAGCGGGGATGGAGAAGAAACCGACGACTCAGAACCCTAACTTCAATGGGCGGAATCGAGCGCCGTTCCGGCGTCTCTCCGGCGGAGTATGCGAG GAGGATGAAGGCGAGGAGGCAGAGCAGTTTGAGGAAGATGAGAAAGACGAGGAGGAGGCGGTGGAATTCGCGGAGTGCGCCGCTCTATCCACAAAATCGGTGATGGGAATCTCATCTCCTAAAACAATCAA CGGGGCTACCCACAATTTTATCGACTACTGGTTGATGCAAGAGTTAGGGCTCGTGGCGGAGGAAACCCAGAGCTTCGGAGTGATCACGGGGTCGGGAAAGCCGGTCAGAGGAGGAG TGGCTCGAAACGTTGGGGAAACAAGAGTTAACTGGAAGCTGCAGACTCTGAAAATTCCAGTGGAGGGAAGATTGGTGTCGCTTCAAGGGGTTCCAAACTTGTGTAGCTCGGAGGTGTCGTGCAAAGCTATGCAAAAGTTGCTGGATCAAGCTGAAGTGAGTGTAGTGGTCAAATGTCGAGAAGTAGTAGCGGAGATGAAGGGAAAGGCGAAGTATTCCGGGGCAATGCAGAGGCTACTTTCTCAATTCCAACAAGTGTTCCAAGAACCGCAAGGCTTGCCACCAACTAGGGGGAGGGAGCATGCGATCAACCTTGTCCGAGGAAGTAATCCGGTGAGTGTGAGGCTCTTCCGTTATCCTCACGCTCAGAAGGAGGAGATTGAGAAGCAAGTGACCACGATACTGAAGGCGGGAATTATCCAAGAAAGCATCAGTCCGTTCTCTAGTCCGGTATTACTAGTCAAAAAGAAGGATGGCAGTTGGCGCTTCTGCGTCGACTATCGATCCATCAACAAGGTTACGGTAATGGACAGCTACCCGATACCAATGATAGACCAGCTATTGGATGAGTTGCGTGGAGCGAGGGTGTTTTCGAAGCTCGACTTACGCTCCAGATATCATCAGATACGGGTCAAGACTGAAGATATACCGAAGACGTCCTTTCGTACTCACGACGGGCATTACGAATTCCTCGTAATGCCGTTTGGGTTGTCTAATGCACCAGCCACGTTCCAGTCTCTCATGAATGAGATATTTCGTCCATATCTAAGGAGATTTGTGCTGGTGTTCTTCGATGATATACTGGTCTTCAGTAAGAATCACCAAGAACACACGGCGCATGTGAGGCATGTTTTGGAGACGCTACAGCAGCACCAGCTATACGCTAATATGAAGAAGTGTGAGTTCGGCTGTTCTAGCATAGA AAAGTTTGTGAAGGACTATGGGATCATTGCTAGACCCTTGACTGAGTTACTGAAGAAGGATCGCTTTGGATGGAACGTAGTGGCAGAAGGGGCGTTCTCTGCGTTGAAGGTGGCTATGTCGACAATACCAGTCCTCGCCTTACCAGACTTCCAGGAGCAGTTTGTCGTGGAGTCAGATGCATCAGGCAAGGGACTTGGAGCTGTACTTATACAGAACCAGAGACCTATAGCGTACTATAGCCAAGCTTTGTCAGAGAGACAGCAGCTCAAGTCAGTATATGAACGTGAGCTTATGGCCATAGTGTTCGCAATACAGAAGTGGCGACATTATCTACTGGGGAGAAAATTCCTTGTTCGAACAGACCAGAAGAGCCTCAAGTTTCTTTTGGAACAACGCAAGATCAACGTGGAATATCAAAAGTGGCTAACAAAGCTCCTAGGTTTCGACTTTGATATACAATACAAACCCGGGTTGGAGAATAAGGCAGAGGATGCTCTATCTAGAAGGGGTGTAGCAACAGAGTTGATGGCTCTATCAGTTCCTACTGCTATTCAGCTTCAAGACATCGAGAAAGAGTTATCTCTAGATCCAACGTTACAGAAGCTAAAAGAGGAGATTGTAGCTAATAAGGGAGATCATAAGGAGTATGAGGTCGTACAAGGGAGGTTGCTGCGTCGAGGGAAACTGGTGCTACCCAAAGAATCTCCATTGATTGGGATAATTATGAAAGAACTCCATGATGGGCTCATGGGAGGTCACAGAGGGGTGCAACGCACGCAGAAAAAAGTCAGTGACATGTTTTACTGGGTGGGGATGATGAGCGACATAAGGAAGTATGTGGCCGCATGTTCAGTATGTCAGCGGCATAGGTACTCAACGTTGGCACCAGGTGGACTGCTGCAACCACTAGCTATTCCAGAAGCAGTTTGGGAGGATATCGCTACGGATTTCGTGGAAGGGCTCCCGAGATCAGAAGGATTCAATGCGATACTAGTAGTCATTGATCGACTGTCTAAGTATGCACATTTCATTAAGCTGCGACATCCCTTCACCGCAACAGAAGTAGCGCTATTGTTTGTCCAAGAAGTCGTGAAGCTACACGGGTTTCCGAAAACCATCGTCTCAGATCGGGATAAGGTATTCACTAGTCAGTTCTGGAAGGAGCTGTTTCGACTAGCGGGAACGTCGTTATGTATGAGCACGGCTTATCATCCGCAATCTGACGGACAAACAGAGGTGACAAACAGGGGCTTGGAAACATACCCTCGGTGCTACACGAGTGACAAACCAAAGGCATGGGCAAGATTCTTACCGTGGGCGGAACTTTGTTATAACTCTTCATTTCACTCAGCTATCAAGATGACTCCGTTCAAAGCAGTTTATGGCCGTGATCCTCCGTTTCTTCTCAAGTATGAGCAAGGATCGACCACGAACGCGGATCTTGAGAGTAAACTGATTGAGCGAGATGATATGTTGACTCTGCTACGAGAGCACATTGGACATGCTCAACAAGTGATGAAGCGACAGGTTGATGGGCATCGCAGGGAGGTAGTTTTTGAGGTAGGAGATAAGGTGTATCTGAAGCTCAGGCCTTACCGTCAACAGACACTTGCAAGGAGAGCTAATGAGAAACTGTCAGCGCGTTTTTACGGTCCATATGAGATAACAGCACGAGTTGGTCAGGTCGCTTATCGTCTTAAGCTACCGGAGGAAGCTAAAATTCATCCTACCTTTCACGTCTCACAGCTGAAGAAGGCCATTGGAGAGGACAACCCAGTTGCTCCACTACCATCTCAGCTTACTACAGAAGGAGTGTTGGTGGCTCAACCAGAAAAGGTATTGGGAACACGAGTGAGCCCTCTGACAAGCCAAGATGAGTTGTTGATTCAGTGGAAGGGTCTGCCTGATTATGAAAGTTCGTGGGAGTGGAAGAAAGTGATACAGGGATAG
- the LOC106313142 gene encoding E3 ubiquitin-protein ligase At4g11680 isoform X2, translated as MDTVQSESSSSNTSITISSSSSLCTTPPRSESTHVTAPIVQERLPTSFYLRLAMRVSRARWFIFLRRVFHYQNGSRSDLGSNPFNSSTWMMSELIALFIQLTVITFTLAISKDERPIWPVRLWITGYDVGCLLSLMLLYGRFRQLDHDHGDIEQRHRGTEDNRSSRLMNRCRTSLELFFAIWFVIGNVWVFDSRFGSFNHAPTLHVLCVSLLAWNALCYSFPFLLFMFLCCIVPLASSLLGYNMNMGSSDRGASDDEIFSLPSWKYKRIDDNASAPATDDPCCICLAKYKDKDEVRELPCSHKFHLKCVDQWLRIISCCPLCKQDLPR; from the exons ATGGATACTGTTCAGTCTGAGTCATCTTCCAGTAATACCTCCATCACTATTTCATCCTCTTCGTCGTTATGTACCACACCACCACGAAGTGAAAGCACTCATGTTACTGCCCCTATTGTTCAAGAGAGGCTTCCAACTTCCTTCTACTTAAGATTAGCTATGAGGGTATCCAGAGCAAGATGGTTCATCTTCTTGAGAAGAGTTTTTCACTACCAGAACGGATCAAGATCAGACCTTGGCTCCAACCCTTTCAACTCCAGCACGTGGATGATGTCTGAGCTCATAGCTCTGTTTATTCAGCTTACTGTCATAACATTCACACTAGCTATCTCCAAAGATGAGAGACCTATTTGGCCGGTGAGGTTATGGATCACAGGCTATGATGTGGGATGTCTCCTTAGTCTCATGCTCTTGTATGGTCGGTTTCGCCAACTAGACCATGACCATGGCGATATTGAGCAGCGACATAGAGGCACAGAAGACAACAG GAGCTCTCGTTTGATGAACAGATGCAGAACGTCGCTAGAGCTTTTCTTTGCGATTTGGTTTGTGATTGGGAATGTTTGGGTGTTCGATTCTAGGTTCGGTTCTTTCAACCATGCTCCAACTCTCCACGTCCTCTGCGTCTCTCTTCTAGCTTGGAACGCTCTCTGCTATTCGTTTCCTTTTCTTCTCTTCATGTTCCTCTGTTGCATTGTGCCTCTCGCTAGTAGCCTCCTTGGATACAACATGAACATGGGATCTTCAGACAGAGGAGCATCTGATGACGAAATCTTTAGTCTCCCTAGCTGGAAATACAAACGAATCGATGACAATGCTTCAGCTCCTGCAACCGATGATCCA TGTTGTATATGTTTAGCAAAGTATAAAGACAAGGATGAAGTAAGAGAGCTACCATGTTCACATAAGTTTCATCTAAAGTGTGTAGATCAGTGGCTTCGTATAATCTCTTGTTGTCCTCTCTGCAAACAAGATCTTCCCAGATGA
- the LOC106317355 gene encoding uncharacterized protein LOC106317355, translated as MARENPSTLILGDSISLAKIKSKPSGGSALEPTKKQSQNQNSPSLRRWGSSSSKPGRQNCLCSPTTHAGSFRCRHHRADSLTRVGSIGSNLAVLLSSKSGRFSDALKAQ; from the coding sequence ATGGCGAGAGAAAACCCTTCAACCCTAATTCTTGGAGATTCTATAAGTTTAGCTAAGATCAAATCTAAACCTTCCGGTGGTTCTGCCCTTGAGCCAACCAAGAAACAGAGCCAAAACCAAAACTCACCGAGTTTACGCCGTTGGGGCTCGTCCTCCAGTAAACCTGGGAGGCAAAACTGCCTATGTTCTCCGACGACACACGCTGGTTCTTTCAGGTGCAGACACCACCGTGCTGATTCCTTGACTCGTGTCGGGTCTATCGGGTCGAATCTCGCTGTGCTATTGTCGTCCAAGTCGGGCCGGTTTAGTGACGCACTCAAGGCTCAGTAA
- the LOC106315721 gene encoding F-box/LRR-repeat protein At2g40920-like yields MKNVLYYLAFTDSSQTCVLVSFDIRSEELSMIKLPPPPGKRLALINYGGKVAVFDFSLLKENGLVDLWVVEHWRNKEWSRKTLFLQPCQMHLVTHCFFTAKGTTLKGQVILVPQYLIPPFYFLCYDLQLNHLKKVEISGIPDHWFTMDSFFKSFDVEFMDPTENVKYLES; encoded by the coding sequence ATGAAGAATGTTTTATATTATCTGGCTTTCACTGATTCTTCACAGACTTGTGTTCTTGTGAGTTTCGACATCAGGTCTGAAGAGTTGAGTATGATTAAACTACCTCCTCCCCCTGGGAAGAGGTTGGCTCTAATAAACTACGGTGGCAAAGTAGCTGTCTTTGACTTCTCTTTGCTCAAAGAGAATGGCTTGGTGGATCTGTGGGTTGTGGAACATTGGAGGAACAAGGAATGGTCAAGGAAGACTCTGTTTTTGCAGCCTTGTCAAATGCATTTAGTCACTCACTGTTTTTTCACGGCAAAAGGTACAACTCTAAAAGGTCAAGTTATCTTGGTACCACAATACTTGATTCCTCCCTTTTACTTTCTCTGCTATGATTTGCAACTCAATCATCTCAAAAAGGTTGAAATCAGTGGGATACCGGATCACTGGTTTACTATGGACAGTTTTTTCAAATCTTTTGACGTGGAGTTTATGGATCCGACTGAGAATGTCAAGTACCTCGAATCTTGA
- the LOC106313142 gene encoding E3 ubiquitin-protein ligase At4g11680 isoform X1, translated as MDTVQSESSSSNTSITISSSSSLCTTPPRSESTHVTAPIVQERLPTSFYLRLAMRVSRARWFIFLRRVFHYQNGSRSDLGSNPFNSSTWMMSELIALFIQLTVITFTLAISKDERPIWPVRLWITGYDVGCLLSLMLLYGRFRQLDHDHGDIEQRHRGTEDNRSSRLMNRCRTSLELFFAIWFVIGNVWVFDSRFGSFNHAPTLHVLCVSLLAWNALCYSFPFLLFMFLCCIVPLASSLLGYNMNMGSSDRGASDDEIFSLPSWKYKRIDDNASAPATDDPQCCICLAKYKDKDEVRELPCSHKFHLKCVDQWLRIISCCPLCKQDLPR; from the exons ATGGATACTGTTCAGTCTGAGTCATCTTCCAGTAATACCTCCATCACTATTTCATCCTCTTCGTCGTTATGTACCACACCACCACGAAGTGAAAGCACTCATGTTACTGCCCCTATTGTTCAAGAGAGGCTTCCAACTTCCTTCTACTTAAGATTAGCTATGAGGGTATCCAGAGCAAGATGGTTCATCTTCTTGAGAAGAGTTTTTCACTACCAGAACGGATCAAGATCAGACCTTGGCTCCAACCCTTTCAACTCCAGCACGTGGATGATGTCTGAGCTCATAGCTCTGTTTATTCAGCTTACTGTCATAACATTCACACTAGCTATCTCCAAAGATGAGAGACCTATTTGGCCGGTGAGGTTATGGATCACAGGCTATGATGTGGGATGTCTCCTTAGTCTCATGCTCTTGTATGGTCGGTTTCGCCAACTAGACCATGACCATGGCGATATTGAGCAGCGACATAGAGGCACAGAAGACAACAG GAGCTCTCGTTTGATGAACAGATGCAGAACGTCGCTAGAGCTTTTCTTTGCGATTTGGTTTGTGATTGGGAATGTTTGGGTGTTCGATTCTAGGTTCGGTTCTTTCAACCATGCTCCAACTCTCCACGTCCTCTGCGTCTCTCTTCTAGCTTGGAACGCTCTCTGCTATTCGTTTCCTTTTCTTCTCTTCATGTTCCTCTGTTGCATTGTGCCTCTCGCTAGTAGCCTCCTTGGATACAACATGAACATGGGATCTTCAGACAGAGGAGCATCTGATGACGAAATCTTTAGTCTCCCTAGCTGGAAATACAAACGAATCGATGACAATGCTTCAGCTCCTGCAACCGATGATCCA CAGTGTTGTATATGTTTAGCAAAGTATAAAGACAAGGATGAAGTAAGAGAGCTACCATGTTCACATAAGTTTCATCTAAAGTGTGTAGATCAGTGGCTTCGTATAATCTCTTGTTGTCCTCTCTGCAAACAAGATCTTCCCAGATGA